CAGTGTAGTAATGCGTATCGGGCGAAGTTCTTTAAAAGAAAATCAGAAATTGAGCAGATCGGCTCTGCGCAGGAAGATCCTGCTTCCAGTATCACACTTGAGTGGATCATGCTGAAAATACGGAGAACGGTCAGAACAGCCCCATCAGTTGATCAGGCTGTAGTGATTAAATTGACCGGCAAAAAGAGTGTGACTTTGACGTGCCATCTCCTCTTGGGGAAGACTACACCTCTGATCAGGAATGCGACTCCTGTTTGCGTCTCAACCGGCTGAATAGATTCTTATACCTGCCCAGAGCAGGGCCTCGCAGATGGGCAGTTGCAGATGACTCTGATTTTTCTGTTGTGGGGGAATCCAGTCGAACAGAGGTTTTTGATGAAGTTTCAACCTGACCGTCGTGCTGCAAGTCATTGCCCCACGCTGGATAAGCCGAAACGGCTGAGATCTCTTCCGTCTCAGGCTGAACGATATCATATACGTCTGCAGGATCGGTTTCTTCAGGTACCGAATAATTCCGAATCTCATTCAGCGCATTGAGCAGGCCCTTACGAGTTTCCGAGCAGACTTCATAAACCTGGGCAGCCAACAGTTCCTCAAAAGAGCCCTCACCGCGTGAAGCCTCTGCAGCAAGTTCCTGGAACACGTCGGGCTCCAGTTTATTCAGTTCCGCTTCTTCAAATTCCAATTCAGAAGTTTCATTCTGCTCAAGGGGATTTCCCGCGGAAAACTCAACGGTATGTCCAAGATCACTCTCAGATTCTTGAGTTGGCAGCTTCAGCGACTCTATGTCAGATACTCCCTGAGCCTGATGTTGTGGTGCATACTGGAATTGAGGCGCACGCAACTGAAAGACGGATGTCGTGGACTCAAAACTCTGATGTTTTTCACCAAACAGAGACGCAGGATCGAATCCGGCATCGATGGCAGCATATCGATCGACAACATCTACAAAATCGCCGTATGTTTCTGTCACTGCTGAGAGAACCGGGGTTAAATCTGCTTCGGACAACGGTTCCTGATTTTCAACCGGAGAATTAAACTCCAAGTCCATTTCTGTGGTCGTTTCAACAGGCTCCTGAGAAGATACGGCCTCTCTGCCAATCTCGATCGCTTCTAATCCTTCACCAAACGAGAACGGGTCCTCGGTCGAAGCGCTCTCTTCATCGATTGACAGTTCTTCAAATATCTCCGAGGGTTCATCTACAAGTTGATGGAGTCGTTCCTCAATCGACTCGTCAATGTCATGCTCCATTAGAGCATCATCATCAATGAACTGATCCAGCTCTGTGCGTGCTTCTTTTTTGCGCATTTCTTCGAGGGGTGAAGGAACCGGCAGGGGATCATTCCAGTGAAGAGGTAATTGCTGCAAGTCTGCAAAAGCTTCACGGGCAATCGCCTCATCAACTTCTTGAACATCCTGCATATAGGCCAGCATCAGGCTGTGATCGCAGATTTGATTCAGACAGCGGGGCAACCCGTCACTTACGTGAGTAATAAACTTGACTGCTTCGACAGAAAAACAACGTTTGTTCTGAGTTGAAACGCGATTGATGCGGTATTCGATGTATTCTTCAGATTCCTGTCGAGTCATTCGGTCCAGATAGGTCTGGCATCCAATTCTCTGGTTTAACGAAGACAGCGCTGGCTGGATGAGCGTCTCTTCCAGCACCGTCTGTCCGGAAAGCAGTAGTTGTACAGCAGGCTTTCCGTCAAAGGCGATATCTGACAGAACCCGTAATTCTTCCAGAAAGGAAGTACCCAGCAAATGAGCTTCATCGACAATCACCAGTAATGGCTGTCCATGAACCAGAAATGAGGAACGGATTTCTGCGGTCAAAGCCAGCCGTAATTCCTGCTCGCTGATTTTTTCATAACAGTCAGTCAGGCCATACAGCAGAGTCTGCAGTAAAGCCCGGACTGTCGGAAAATTGCAGTGCTCCAGAAACTGAATCTGGAACTGATCCTCAAGTCGATTAATCAACTGCCGGCAAATTGCCGTTTTTCCAGTTCCCGCATCGCCGGTAAGAATCGTAATTCCATTTAAGCTGGAAATCGTTACCTGGATTTCGTCCAGTACATTCTGGTGTTCCGCTGCCTTGAAAAAACATGCAGGGGAGGGTGAAACGCTAAAGGGTCGATCCTTGAACCCAAAGAATGTTTCGTACATTTCCGATTGCCTTCTGGATGATTTTGACTCAAGAAAAGGACACTCAGAACCTGAAGCGCATCCTGACATTACCGGTCCCGCGTCCTATGGAGAATTCATCGAACAGGCCCCCCCCACTTCTTGAACATTACCATTACAATCGGCAGCATCTGAGCAGGGTCACAGCGGCGCATTACCCAAACGCTAGATCTTGACACTCACTGGTATTGAAAATCGGAAATATTCCGATTGTGAAGAATGGGTAATTTTACCTTTTATGTGCCTCAGAGGTTCCCGAAGGACATGCGCCTCAATTCCAATATCCAGCCACTGGAAAACTCTGAGTTGACGACAATTTCACAAGAATGTAAGTTTTTTCCTGGTAATATTTTATGAAAACGTAAGCAATTATACGTAACTCTCTCCTTTTTCTTCCCAGTTTGCTGGAGTAGACTTTATAACATGCTCGAAACAGAGGCCCTTTTCCTTTGTATTCCGGTCTCTGATTTAATTGCAGTTTTAGCGATTTCAGTGTAGCGAAATTCAAAAATACCTGTCATTATTTCCAAGCTCTGAATTGTTTTATTCCTCATCTCAGGAGGCACTCGTAGAATTTCTGATGTCAGAAGCCACACTTTCTTTCTCTGATCCTGATCAGATCCCGGTCCTGCTGGGAACCCATGATTGTCACATCAGACAGATTCAGGATGCACTGGGGGTGAACGTCGTTCATCGAGGCGACGAATTACGAATCATCGGCGATGATTCGCAACTTCAGAAATCACTTCGCATCTTTTCCGAGTTGAAAGCCATCATCGAAAAGACCGGACAGCTCAAAAATGAGCAGGTACAAACAGCTCTGTTTGGTGGAAACCCGAGCAGCAAGCAAGAAAAACAGACCCCGGACTCGACGCCTTCGGCGATTGATCTCTATGAAAAGTCCCGAAAGGTACATCCACGAACTCCAGGGCAGTCTGAATACATTAAGTCAATCCTGGAACACGACCTGGTTTTTTGCACAGGTCCAGCAGGGTGCGGTAAAACTTTCCTGGCGGTCGCGATGGCTATTAACGCCCTCCGCACGGAACAGGTCCGCAAGATCGTGCTGGTACGACCGGCGGTCGAAGCTGGTGAAAAGCTGGGATTCCTTCCGGGCGACATGCTGGCCAAGGTCAATCCATTCTTACGTCCACTCCTGGATGCTCTGGGCAGTCTGCTCGACTATGAGCAGGTCAGTCGTTACATGGAAAATGATATCGTTGAAGTCGTGCCGCTGGCATTTATGCGTGGTCGTACTCTGGACAACACATTTATCATTATGGACGAAGCTCAAAACACTACAGTGACCCAGATGAAAATGTTCCTGACCCGGATGGGAATGGGATCCAAAATTGTGGTCACAGGCGACGTCTCTCAGATCGACTTGCCCCCCGATGTCTCATGTGGCATGACGGATGCCATCAATCGCCTGCGAAACATAAAAGGCGTCGGACTTACCCAGCTAAAGAATGAAGACATTGTGCGTCATCGGCTGGTAGGCGAAATTGTCAAGGCTTACCAGAACGAAGACATCTCCTGATACCGATTCTGACCACGTTTTCTTAACTTAATCTCATCTTTACGAACGACTCAGGTTGCTTCCATGGCTTTTTTTGGTCCTAAAAGATCCCGAACGGCGCTTGCTGCCAGTTTGCGTGATTCTTCCAAATTAAGTTCGAGGCTGCGCGAATTACTGAGCAACCGGGGTACACTATCCCGTCTCAGTGTCTGTCTGCTGACAATCCTGATTCTAATGGTTGCTGTAGAAAGCTGGAAAGCGCCGTTTCCCTACCGACTGGGTATGTACTCCGAACATGGTATTCTTGCCAGTGTTTCGTTTAAGGTAGCTAATCCCATCGAAACCGATCGGGAGCGGACGCAGAAGGAGTCTGAGGTCCCGTATTACTTCATTCAGAACCCCGTCTTGATTGACAACCTTCCTAAACTTCTGAGAGAAGACTTGAAAGCCATCGCCGATGCCAAATCGCTGGATGAACTGAATGGCGATGCCCGTGCTGAACTGGGTTTGACTCCCTCACGTCGACTGGAACAGTTTGTAGATCAGTTCCCGGAGGAATCTGAGCAGACCTTTGCAGAATTGAAGTCACAGGTCTCCAGTCCTGACTCCAACGATACTAAAAAAATCGACGCAATCATTGAGGATTTTACAAAACTCATTGCACCACTCAAGACTTATGGGATTGTCAACGAAAATGATCTGACGAAAAACCAGATTCGCCCCGGTGATAAAATCGAAATCGTTTATAAAAACACGGGAGAACAGAAGAAGGTAACCACCTTTGATATCCGGCTGCCTGACCAGCTCTCTGCAAACAGCGTGATCGGTCGTGAGTGGAGTAAATTCCCCAAACTTGATTCAATGAAGTCGGCGCTGTCTCACTGGATTTATTTCCAAGCTCCGACAACACTGGTTTACGATGCTGCCCGAACCATGGCAGAACGAAAACAGGCGAGAGAGGAAGTTGAAGAGGTCTACGACACTTTCCAGAGGGGGACAGTTCTGGTCGAACCTGGTCAATTGATCGAAGACAATCAGCTGACTCTACTTAGAGCGGAGTACGAAACGAAAGAAAAAGCTGTCCCCTATTACGAACGGGTAGTGCGCGTCAGTTTCATTTTTCTGATGTTTATCGTTTTGGCAGTCTTAAATGGATATCATCTGCTGAGAAATAAGAGGGCTGTTGCCAGAACGGTCAGCAGATTGAGTATTTATCTGAGCGTCATTGTCTTGACCGTGTTTCTGGGGCGGATTCTTTCCTACGATCCCTGGCGTGCAGAAGTACTGCCTCTGGTAGTCACCGTAATGGTCTTCGCGATCGTTTATGATCAAATCATGGCGATCCTGACAGCGTTGTCGTTGTCTTTGATACTTTGTCTTTCCACGGGAAGCTCGCTGGGGCATTTCGTGGTATTGATGAGTATCTCCTCAGTGGCGGTTACTTCGCTGGCAACAGTCTCATCCCGCTCCACTTTAATCAAACTTGGTTTCGGCATGGGGTTAACCTACTTTCTGGTCTACTGGGGAATCAACCTCATCAACAGTCAGGAGCTCTCCAACGGCCTGATTGATCAGCAGGTCCTCTGGGAAAGCCTGCAGGGAGCAGGGTGGTGTCTGGCAGCAGGTTATCTGGTTGCCGGCAGTCTTCCCTTTATTGAATCTCTCTTTGGCGTGGTAACGGATATCAGCCTGCTTGAAATGAGTAATGTTTCGCACCCGCTGCTGCAGGAACTGGTTCGTCGAGCACCAGGTACCTACAACCATTCCATCTCGATGGCTACTATCGGTGAAGCAGCAGCAGACAAAATCGGTGCAAATGGATTACTGGTCCGGGTCGCCGCCTATTACCATGACATCGGCAAGATGCTCAAACCCCAGTACTTCATTGAAAACATGGTCGTTGGGAGTGAAAGTCTACACGACAATCTGGCCCCGGCGATGAGTACCCTGATCATTATCGGCCATGTCAAAGATGGCGTCGACCTCGCTCGTCAACACAATCTACCACAGCCGATAATTGACTTCATCGAACAACACCATGGCACCACACTGGTTGAGTATTTCTTCCGTGAGGCAGAAAAACAAGCCGACCAGAGTCCTGATCATAAAACCGATGCCGAAGAGTCATCCTTCCGCTATCCCGGCCCTAAACCACAGACTCGCGAAGCAGGGGTCATGATGTTAGCCGATGCCGTGGAAAGCGCCAGCCGAACCTTAAGTGATCCAACTCCGAAACGGATTAAATCTCTGGTTCATTCATTAGTCATGAAACGTCTGCTGGATGGGCAGTTTAACGAATGTTCGCTGACATTGAGTGAGATTAATATTGTTGAAGAATCCCTGGTGAAATCTCTGATTGGGATCTATCACGGACGCATCAAGTACCCCGAAGAACGTTCTGCATAATCGAGTAATCAACCACGGAATGAACACAACAGACCAGTATCAGATCGTTATTCAGAACTCTCAAAATCTGCTCGCGATTGATGAGCCCCAACTTCAAGACGCAGTCCGCTACCTGCTGGAAGCAGAGCAGGTAACCCAGGCAGAGATCAGTCTAGCGATTGTGGATAACCTCACAATCAGGGAATTGAATCAGAAATACCTGTCACACGATTATGACACAGACGTGCTCAGTTTTCTGCTGGAGTGCTCCCAGGACGAGAATCTGTACCAATCAGTCATCAGGGGAGCAGGGAAGTCGATTGAAGGTGAAATAATAATCTCGGCAGAGATGGCTATTTCCATGGCCGAACAATACCACTGGTCCGCTGCAGATGAATTTCTACTGTATGTCGTGCACGGATTGTTGCATCTGTGTGGTTACGACGACCTGTCGGAAGATGAATTAAAAGTGATGAGAGCCCGCGAACAGCAGATTTTTGATCACTGGAAATTACAGATTCCTCGCCGTGAAGAGTGAAATATGATCAGAATATTCCCGAGTTACCGATTTATCTCTGAGTTTCCAAAAGGTAAACTCTAACCTGAACTGGCTGAGTTCCAGCTTCAACTTATTCTCCTGATATTTGGTTATTTAATCGACAAATGGTCCCGCTGGTTATTTCCGTACTCATCGCCTTGATCCTGTTTTCAGGGTTACTGGGCTTTTCTCTGAGAGATTTCTCCCGCAGCCGACTGGAAACACTTTGTACTGAGGCGGGAGTCCCAGATCGATTCAGCGAAATTCTACGTTCACATCCCACCGTCCTGCTGGCCGCTGATATCTGTTTTCTGACAGGTGTCATTCTCCTCTCAATTATCCTGACGCGACTGTATATACACATACCGGCCGAATTCAATTCACTGGTTGTCACCGCCCAGTTTGCGGCTGAGTTGCTGCTAGGTCTTTTGACTGCCATTCTGGTTATGTTAACCCTCCCCTGGACTCTGTCCCGCATTGCGGGAGAACAGTTCCTGCAGCGTTCCTGGCCACTGGTACGCTGGATCCCCGTTTTCCTGAGCCCAATCACGTGGCTGTCCTGGAAAATCGATGAATTCTCACACCGTCTGGCAGGGAAAGAAGAGAACAAGAACGGGCGTGAGGCAAACATCAGTGAAGAAATCCTCTCGGTAGTGGAAGAAGGAGCCCGCGGAGGCATTCTGGAGTCGGAAGCTGGCAAAATGATCCAGCGTGTGATGGAACTGCAGGATGAGGACGTCGGAGCTATTATGACCCAGCGAATGGATATGGAATACATTTCCGTAACTGCAACGCTGGATGAAGCTCTGCTCAAATTTATCGATGTAGGTCATTCCCGGATCCCTGTAATTGGAGAATCTACAGACGACATCGTCGGCATTCTCTATGCCCGGGAACTTCTTAAACATTACTCCAAAGAAAATCAGAACCTGAACTCAGCAGACCAGCTTACAATCAAGGATCTGATGTTTACCCCCTTCTATATACCGGAAACGACCGGAATCGATTCACTGCTGGAAACCATGCAGAAAGAGCATGTTCACATGGCGATTGTCATCGACGAATACGGCGGTGTCGCCGGTCTGGTTACCATGGAAGATGTTCTCGAAGAAATCGTGGGAGATATCGTCGACGAATTTGACGAAGAAGAGGAGCAGATGATTTTTGAACTGGGTGAAAACCTGGTGGAAGTCGATGCTCGCGTCCACATTGATGACCTGAATGAACAGTATGATTACGGGCTGCCTGAAGGCAAAGACTTCGATACGATCGGAGGATTCGTAATCACCCAGTTCGGTAAAGTCCCACTACCGGGAGAAACCATGACCTGGCAGCAGTTGCGTATTGAGGTCATTGAGTCGGACGAACGCAGAATCAGTAAACTACGCATCGAGCTTGACCCCTCTCTGATGGAAGAAATCGACGCTGACGTCTAGTTAT
This genomic stretch from Gimesia sp. harbors:
- a CDS encoding AAA family ATPase produces the protein MYETFFGFKDRPFSVSPSPACFFKAAEHQNVLDEIQVTISSLNGITILTGDAGTGKTAICRQLINRLEDQFQIQFLEHCNFPTVRALLQTLLYGLTDCYEKISEQELRLALTAEIRSSFLVHGQPLLVIVDEAHLLGTSFLEELRVLSDIAFDGKPAVQLLLSGQTVLEETLIQPALSSLNQRIGCQTYLDRMTRQESEEYIEYRINRVSTQNKRCFSVEAVKFITHVSDGLPRCLNQICDHSLMLAYMQDVQEVDEAIAREAFADLQQLPLHWNDPLPVPSPLEEMRKKEARTELDQFIDDDALMEHDIDESIEERLHQLVDEPSEIFEELSIDEESASTEDPFSFGEGLEAIEIGREAVSSQEPVETTTEMDLEFNSPVENQEPLSEADLTPVLSAVTETYGDFVDVVDRYAAIDAGFDPASLFGEKHQSFESTTSVFQLRAPQFQYAPQHQAQGVSDIESLKLPTQESESDLGHTVEFSAGNPLEQNETSELEFEEAELNKLEPDVFQELAAEASRGEGSFEELLAAQVYEVCSETRKGLLNALNEIRNYSVPEETDPADVYDIVQPETEEISAVSAYPAWGNDLQHDGQVETSSKTSVRLDSPTTEKSESSATAHLRGPALGRYKNLFSRLRRKQESHS
- a CDS encoding PhoH family protein produces the protein MSEATLSFSDPDQIPVLLGTHDCHIRQIQDALGVNVVHRGDELRIIGDDSQLQKSLRIFSELKAIIEKTGQLKNEQVQTALFGGNPSSKQEKQTPDSTPSAIDLYEKSRKVHPRTPGQSEYIKSILEHDLVFCTGPAGCGKTFLAVAMAINALRTEQVRKIVLVRPAVEAGEKLGFLPGDMLAKVNPFLRPLLDALGSLLDYEQVSRYMENDIVEVVPLAFMRGRTLDNTFIIMDEAQNTTVTQMKMFLTRMGMGSKIVVTGDVSQIDLPPDVSCGMTDAINRLRNIKGVGLTQLKNEDIVRHRLVGEIVKAYQNEDIS
- a CDS encoding HDIG domain-containing metalloprotein produces the protein MVAVESWKAPFPYRLGMYSEHGILASVSFKVANPIETDRERTQKESEVPYYFIQNPVLIDNLPKLLREDLKAIADAKSLDELNGDARAELGLTPSRRLEQFVDQFPEESEQTFAELKSQVSSPDSNDTKKIDAIIEDFTKLIAPLKTYGIVNENDLTKNQIRPGDKIEIVYKNTGEQKKVTTFDIRLPDQLSANSVIGREWSKFPKLDSMKSALSHWIYFQAPTTLVYDAARTMAERKQAREEVEEVYDTFQRGTVLVEPGQLIEDNQLTLLRAEYETKEKAVPYYERVVRVSFIFLMFIVLAVLNGYHLLRNKRAVARTVSRLSIYLSVIVLTVFLGRILSYDPWRAEVLPLVVTVMVFAIVYDQIMAILTALSLSLILCLSTGSSLGHFVVLMSISSVAVTSLATVSSRSTLIKLGFGMGLTYFLVYWGINLINSQELSNGLIDQQVLWESLQGAGWCLAAGYLVAGSLPFIESLFGVVTDISLLEMSNVSHPLLQELVRRAPGTYNHSISMATIGEAAADKIGANGLLVRVAAYYHDIGKMLKPQYFIENMVVGSESLHDNLAPAMSTLIIIGHVKDGVDLARQHNLPQPIIDFIEQHHGTTLVEYFFREAEKQADQSPDHKTDAEESSFRYPGPKPQTREAGVMMLADAVESASRTLSDPTPKRIKSLVHSLVMKRLLDGQFNECSLTLSEINIVEESLVKSLIGIYHGRIKYPEERSA
- the ybeY gene encoding rRNA maturation RNase YbeY, translated to MNTTDQYQIVIQNSQNLLAIDEPQLQDAVRYLLEAEQVTQAEISLAIVDNLTIRELNQKYLSHDYDTDVLSFLLECSQDENLYQSVIRGAGKSIEGEIIISAEMAISMAEQYHWSAADEFLLYVVHGLLHLCGYDDLSEDELKVMRAREQQIFDHWKLQIPRREE
- a CDS encoding hemolysin family protein, which gives rise to MVPLVISVLIALILFSGLLGFSLRDFSRSRLETLCTEAGVPDRFSEILRSHPTVLLAADICFLTGVILLSIILTRLYIHIPAEFNSLVVTAQFAAELLLGLLTAILVMLTLPWTLSRIAGEQFLQRSWPLVRWIPVFLSPITWLSWKIDEFSHRLAGKEENKNGREANISEEILSVVEEGARGGILESEAGKMIQRVMELQDEDVGAIMTQRMDMEYISVTATLDEALLKFIDVGHSRIPVIGESTDDIVGILYARELLKHYSKENQNLNSADQLTIKDLMFTPFYIPETTGIDSLLETMQKEHVHMAIVIDEYGGVAGLVTMEDVLEEIVGDIVDEFDEEEEQMIFELGENLVEVDARVHIDDLNEQYDYGLPEGKDFDTIGGFVITQFGKVPLPGETMTWQQLRIEVIESDERRISKLRIELDPSLMEEIDADV